A stretch of the Thermoproteota archaeon genome encodes the following:
- the proC gene encoding pyrroline-5-carboxylate reductase produces MRNVGIIGAGQIGSAMAKVLAESGRWSVIASRRKVHELEELRGLGIRVTSDNREVAANSDIVIIAVKPYKAVDVLKEISDLVEGKIVISVAAAVPIKKLKVAAPGAKIVRAMPNIAVMVKASFTAYSKGPDLDSKDEAVVVQLLKEMGEAHEVDEELMDAVTALSGSGPAYIATLIEAMAYAGLKVGLPRDFAYLSSAYTVFGTAKLYLQSGRHPAEIKEMVLTPAGTTIEGIFYLEESGIRTAVMKAVEAATKRAKEIAKKLNEGD; encoded by the coding sequence ATGAGGAATGTCGGTATAATAGGGGCAGGTCAGATCGGTTCCGCTATGGCCAAGGTGCTGGCCGAGAGTGGCAGATGGTCCGTGATAGCTTCCAGGAGGAAGGTGCACGAGCTGGAGGAGTTGAGGGGGCTGGGTATCAGGGTGACGAGCGACAACAGGGAGGTCGCTGCCAACTCCGATATAGTGATAATAGCCGTCAAACCCTACAAGGCGGTCGATGTGCTTAAGGAGATCTCGGACTTAGTAGAGGGAAAGATCGTAATATCTGTGGCTGCAGCTGTTCCGATAAAGAAGCTCAAGGTCGCCGCACCCGGAGCCAAGATAGTCAGAGCTATGCCGAACATAGCTGTGATGGTAAAGGCCTCCTTCACCGCCTACTCGAAGGGACCTGATCTAGACTCTAAGGATGAAGCTGTAGTCGTGCAGCTCCTTAAAGAGATGGGAGAAGCCCACGAAGTGGATGAGGAGCTGATGGATGCCGTAACTGCGTTGAGCGGGAGCGGACCAGCCTACATAGCGACCTTGATTGAGGCCATGGCCTACGCTGGTTTGAAGGTGGGTCTGCCGAGGGACTTCGCCTACCTGAGCTCAGCCTACACGGTGTTCGGGACGGCGAAGCTCTACCTCCAGTCAGGAAGGCATCCCGCGGAAATCAAGGAGATGGTCCTCACACCGGCTGGGACTACTATAGAGGGCATATTCTACTTGGAGGAGAGCGGTATAAGGACCGCCGTGATGAAGGCCGTTGAGGCTGCCACAAAGAGAGCTAAGGAGATAGCCAAGAAACTCAACGAGGGAGATTAG